A part of Ignavibacteriales bacterium genomic DNA contains:
- a CDS encoding cbb3-type cytochrome c oxidase subunit 3 translates to MFENYLSSIEGVGIYPIISLLVFFIFFVALAIWAMRVDKNYLKKMRELPLEATKPQNNNFNGGYNDKL, encoded by the coding sequence ATGTTTGAAAATTATCTTAGTTCAATCGAAGGAGTGGGGATTTACCCAATCATTTCCCTGCTGGTCTTTTTTATATTCTTTGTCGCATTAGCTATTTGGGCGATGAGAGTTGATAAAAATTATTTGAAAAAAATGCGCGAACTTCCTCTTGAAGCAACTAAACCTCAGAATAATAATTTTAATGGTGGATACAATGACAAACTTTAA
- the ccoN gene encoding cytochrome-c oxidase, cbb3-type subunit I: protein MELEKFYYDNKIVKNFALASIFWGVIGMIVGLLIASQLFAPSLNFNIPFLTFGRIRPLHTNAVIFAFVGNAIFMGIYYSLPRLCKAPMFSKLLSKIHFWGWQSIIVAAAITLPLGITTSKEYAELEWPIDIAITLIWVVFGINMIGTIIKRRESHIYVAIWFYLATWVTVAVLHITNSIELPVTFLKSYPVYAGVQDALVQWWYGHNAVAFFLTTPYLGLMYYFMPKAANRPIYSYRLSIIHFWALIFLYIWAGPHHLLYTALPDWAQSLGTVFSIMLIAPSWGGMINGLLTLRGAWDRVRQDPILKFLVVAVTAYGMSTFEGPMMSLKNVNAIVHYTDYIVAHVHIGALGWNGFLTFGVLYWLIPRLWRTELYSKKLANIHFWIGVLGIVFYASSMYWSGIAQSLMWKQFTDLGVLQYPNFLETTLQIIPMYIIRAIGGTLYLTGVVLLVYNVYKTIKQGSFLAEEEAEAPALHPFNDPFKKGTRHRWLEGKPIYFTITALVVILIGGLVEFIPTFLVKSNIPTIASVNPYTPLELQGRDIYIREACNSCHSQMIRPFRSETERYGEYSKAGEFVFDHPFLWGSKRTGPDLQREGGKYPNLWHYLHMENPTSMSPGSIMPNYPWLIENTLNTTTTAAKINAMRSLGVPYPEGYENIANDDLVKQAEEIATDLQNAGAPAEPDKEIIALIAYLQRLGKDIKANNQSAVK, encoded by the coding sequence ATGGAGTTAGAGAAGTTCTATTACGACAACAAAATAGTAAAGAACTTTGCTTTAGCATCGATCTTTTGGGGAGTGATTGGAATGATTGTGGGTTTGCTGATCGCTTCGCAGCTATTTGCCCCCTCGCTTAATTTTAATATTCCTTTTTTGACTTTCGGTCGAATCAGACCACTCCATACAAATGCAGTCATTTTTGCTTTTGTTGGCAATGCAATTTTTATGGGAATATACTACTCGCTGCCACGGCTGTGTAAAGCACCAATGTTTAGTAAACTTCTAAGCAAGATACATTTTTGGGGATGGCAGTCAATCATAGTTGCAGCAGCTATTACACTTCCTCTTGGAATTACCACAAGCAAAGAATATGCTGAGCTTGAATGGCCCATTGATATTGCTATCACTTTAATCTGGGTTGTCTTTGGTATAAATATGATTGGAACTATAATTAAAAGGAGAGAAAGTCATATCTACGTTGCAATTTGGTTTTATCTTGCAACCTGGGTTACAGTAGCCGTTCTCCATATTACAAATTCAATTGAATTACCGGTAACATTTTTAAAGAGCTACCCGGTTTATGCCGGTGTTCAAGATGCATTGGTTCAGTGGTGGTACGGGCATAACGCAGTAGCATTTTTCTTAACAACTCCCTATTTGGGTTTGATGTACTATTTTATGCCGAAAGCAGCCAATAGACCAATCTATTCATACAGGTTATCCATTATTCATTTTTGGGCATTGATATTTCTCTACATCTGGGCTGGTCCCCACCACCTTCTATACACAGCTTTACCTGATTGGGCACAATCATTAGGCACTGTATTTTCAATAATGCTTATTGCCCCAAGCTGGGGGGGAATGATAAACGGACTGCTTACTTTAAGAGGAGCTTGGGATAGGGTTCGGCAAGATCCAATATTGAAATTCTTAGTTGTAGCGGTCACAGCTTACGGTATGTCAACCTTTGAAGGTCCGATGATGTCACTTAAGAATGTAAATGCCATTGTACATTATACTGATTACATTGTTGCTCATGTTCATATTGGAGCTTTAGGCTGGAATGGATTTTTAACATTTGGAGTATTGTATTGGTTGATCCCGAGACTTTGGCGAACTGAACTTTATTCAAAGAAACTTGCCAACATCCATTTTTGGATTGGAGTACTTGGGATTGTGTTTTATGCTTCGTCAATGTACTGGTCAGGAATTGCCCAGTCATTAATGTGGAAACAATTTACTGATCTCGGTGTTCTTCAATATCCAAATTTTCTTGAAACTACACTTCAGATTATTCCGATGTATATTATACGAGCTATCGGCGGTACTCTCTACCTAACAGGAGTTGTTTTATTAGTATATAATGTTTATAAAACAATCAAGCAGGGATCGTTTCTTGCTGAAGAAGAAGCCGAAGCTCCTGCTCTTCATCCATTCAATGATCCTTTCAAAAAAGGAACAAGACATCGCTGGCTTGAAGGAAAACCAATTTATTTTACTATAACAGCTTTAGTCGTTATTCTAATTGGCGGACTTGTTGAATTTATTCCCACTTTTCTTGTCAAGTCCAATATTCCAACAATTGCAAGTGTAAATCCTTATACCCCCCTTGAGCTGCAGGGGCGTGATATTTACATCAGAGAAGCATGCAACAGCTGCCACTCCCAAATGATTCGACCATTCAGATCTGAAACAGAGCGATATGGGGAATATTCAAAAGCCGGTGAATTTGTTTTCGATCATCCATTTTTGTGGGGATCAAAACGTACAGGACCGGATTTGCAGCGCGAAGGAGGGAAGTATCCGAACTTGTGGCACTACCTGCACATGGAAAATCCCACTTCAATGTCTCCAGGATCCATTATGCCAAATTATCCCTGGCTGATCGAAAATACTTTGAACACTACCACTACTGCGGCAAAGATAAATGCAATGAGATCACTTGGTGTTCCTTATCCGGAAGGATATGAAAATATTGCAAATGATGATTTAGTTAAACAGGCAGAAGAAATTGCCACTGACTTGCAAAATGCCGGCGCACCTGCTGAACCTGATAAAGAAATAATCGCTTTGATTGCTTACCTGCAAAGGCTTGGCAAAGATATTAAAGCAAATAATCAATCGGCAGTAAAGTAG
- the ccoS gene encoding cbb3-type cytochrome oxidase assembly protein CcoS, with amino-acid sequence MSVIAVLILISVFVALGFLILFLWAVKSGQYDDTYTPSIRMLFEDKNKNKSDNKIN; translated from the coding sequence ATCTCGGTCATAGCGGTATTGATTTTAATAAGCGTATTTGTTGCATTAGGTTTTTTGATTTTGTTCTTGTGGGCTGTAAAAAGCGGACAGTACGATGACACATATACACCCTCAATCAGAATGCTTTTTGAAGATAAAAACAAAAATAAATCGGACAATAAAATCAATTAA
- a CDS encoding heavy metal translocating P-type ATPase metal-binding domain-containing protein: MPAPEQIQKELICYHCGEHCIDDSILIDDKAFCCNGCKTVYELLDQNKLCNYYDLEKSPGITLSDLNLRKLDYLDDSLIQSKLIDFKDENITTVTFSIPQMHCSSCIWLLENLSKINSAILDSRVDFLKKKLNIRFANNESSLKNIVALLASIGYEPQLNIESTQGYNKPSVSNKLYFKIGVAAFSFGNIMLLSFPEYLSIDKSEFFYRQIFAYLNLILALPVFFYSATEYFLSAYRSLKKKVINIDFPISVGIIVIFIRSIYEIFITHGAGYFDSLTGLVFFLLIGKLFQQKTYDSLNFERSYKSYFPLGVTIKIDNIEKTIPVANLRVGNRIIIRKNEIIPADAILFNGEGNIDYSFVTGESVPIKKVSGELIYAGGRQAGGTIELEVIREVSQSYLTQLWNNDSFIKNSESNFATLSDMISKYFTIAILIIAVAGFAYWFTIDPALSWNVLTAVLIVACPCALALSTPFTLGNTMRIFGRNNFYLKNAQVVEELSKIDAIVFDKTGTITQTSKSEVKFVGNQLNEFQLEMVRSLVRNSTHPLSKRIFDSINTERHLEVQEFEEHTGSGLSGKIYGNIVKAGSKKFVEVDTTQINDSSGIESTRVYVSINDAVLGYFVIKNQYRSGIENTLKKLGKKFSLFLLSGDNESERENLKKYFASDSKLMFNHSPQNKLAFIKKLRSSNRNVLMVGDGLNDAGALSAASVGIAVTEDINTFSPACDAILAGSQLIKLSEFIQFSRTSVKIILFNFAVSIAYNLFGLSIALQGLLTPLLAAILMPLSSITAVVIATLSTNLIARKRGLLSRS; encoded by the coding sequence ATGCCAGCACCAGAACAAATTCAAAAGGAACTGATTTGTTATCACTGCGGAGAACATTGCATTGACGATTCAATCTTAATTGATGATAAAGCTTTTTGCTGCAATGGATGTAAGACGGTTTATGAGTTATTAGATCAAAACAAACTTTGTAATTATTATGATTTGGAAAAATCTCCCGGGATAACTCTTTCCGATCTAAACCTGCGAAAACTTGACTACCTTGATGATTCCTTAATTCAATCGAAATTAATTGATTTTAAGGATGAGAATATCACCACAGTAACATTCAGTATTCCACAGATGCACTGCAGCTCCTGTATCTGGTTACTGGAAAATTTGTCTAAAATAAACTCAGCTATATTAGATTCCAGGGTTGATTTTCTAAAAAAGAAATTGAACATAAGATTTGCTAATAATGAAAGCAGTTTAAAAAATATAGTTGCGCTATTAGCCTCAATTGGGTACGAGCCCCAGTTGAATATAGAATCAACGCAAGGGTACAACAAACCTTCTGTAAGTAATAAATTATATTTTAAAATTGGAGTTGCAGCTTTCAGTTTTGGGAATATTATGCTGCTTAGCTTTCCCGAATATTTATCAATTGACAAATCGGAATTCTTCTATCGTCAAATTTTTGCCTACCTGAATTTAATATTAGCACTACCGGTTTTTTTCTATTCAGCAACAGAATACTTTCTATCAGCTTATAGAAGTTTAAAGAAAAAAGTTATTAATATTGATTTCCCAATATCAGTCGGAATTATAGTGATATTTATTCGAAGCATTTATGAAATATTTATTACTCATGGAGCAGGATATTTTGACTCACTTACGGGGTTAGTTTTTTTCCTTTTAATCGGGAAATTATTTCAACAGAAAACTTATGACTCACTAAATTTTGAAAGAAGTTACAAATCATACTTCCCACTGGGAGTGACAATAAAAATCGACAACATAGAGAAAACAATTCCAGTTGCAAATCTTCGCGTGGGTAATCGGATAATCATCAGGAAGAATGAAATTATCCCTGCTGATGCTATACTTTTTAATGGGGAGGGGAATATTGATTACAGCTTCGTTACTGGTGAATCTGTACCAATCAAAAAAGTTTCGGGCGAACTAATCTATGCTGGTGGAAGACAAGCTGGCGGCACTATCGAACTCGAAGTTATCAGGGAAGTTTCTCAGAGTTATTTAACTCAACTTTGGAATAATGACTCTTTTATTAAAAATTCTGAGAGCAATTTCGCAACACTATCAGACATGATTAGCAAATACTTTACCATTGCGATACTTATAATTGCAGTTGCAGGATTTGCTTATTGGTTCACAATTGACCCGGCATTAAGCTGGAATGTTTTAACTGCTGTATTGATTGTCGCATGTCCCTGTGCGCTTGCCCTTTCAACACCGTTCACTCTCGGCAATACGATGAGAATTTTTGGGCGGAATAATTTTTATTTGAAGAACGCTCAAGTTGTTGAAGAGCTTTCGAAAATTGATGCGATTGTATTTGATAAAACCGGAACAATCACACAGACTTCTAAATCTGAAGTTAAGTTTGTTGGCAATCAATTGAATGAATTCCAGTTAGAAATGGTTCGCTCTTTGGTTAGGAATTCAACCCATCCTTTGAGCAAAAGAATTTTTGATTCAATAAATACTGAGCGCCATTTGGAGGTTCAAGAATTTGAGGAACATACTGGCAGCGGGCTCTCGGGGAAAATTTACGGGAATATAGTTAAAGCTGGTTCTAAAAAATTTGTTGAGGTTGATACAACTCAGATAAATGACTCTTCCGGAATAGAAAGCACAAGAGTTTATGTCTCCATCAATGATGCAGTGCTCGGATATTTTGTAATAAAAAATCAATACAGATCTGGTATTGAAAACACTCTTAAAAAATTGGGTAAAAAATTTAGTTTGTTTTTACTTTCGGGAGATAATGAAAGTGAAAGGGAAAATCTCAAAAAATATTTTGCTTCAGATAGCAAGTTGATGTTTAATCATTCACCTCAAAACAAACTTGCATTTATTAAGAAATTACGCTCATCAAATAGAAATGTTTTAATGGTGGGGGATGGATTAAATGATGCTGGTGCATTAAGCGCGGCAAGCGTTGGAATTGCTGTAACCGAGGATATAAATACTTTCTCACCCGCTTGCGATGCAATTCTTGCGGGCAGTCAATTAATAAAATTATCTGAATTTATTCAGTTTAGCCGAACGAGCGTTAAAATAATTTTGTTTAATTTTGCTGTATCAATTGCTTACAATCTTTTTGGATTAAGCATTGCATTGCAGGGGTTACTAACACCTTTGCTTGCGGCGATTTTAATGCCGCTAAGTTCAATTACCGCTGTAGTAATTGCAACTCTATCAACAAATTTAATTGCAAGAAAGAGAGGTTTATTATCTCGGTCATAG
- a CDS encoding DUF2269 family protein, whose amino-acid sequence MVYLILKLVLVITSIIFLGNITIVPFWKSRADQGKDRLRIAETFEAIQKADKYFTMPGVILLLVFGIGAAGHAGYNFLETDWIFLSLILYFISAVVFMAKVIPLQKKILVLCSNEKLFSWDEYSKLSKQWDLWGTVATLSPWVAVVLMILKTDF is encoded by the coding sequence ATGGTGTATCTGATTTTAAAACTTGTGCTCGTTATTACTTCAATTATTTTCTTAGGAAATATTACAATTGTTCCTTTTTGGAAATCGCGAGCTGACCAGGGCAAGGACAGATTAAGAATTGCTGAAACTTTTGAAGCAATCCAAAAGGCTGATAAATATTTTACTATGCCCGGCGTTATACTTCTTTTAGTATTCGGAATTGGAGCTGCCGGACATGCAGGTTATAATTTTTTGGAAACAGATTGGATATTTCTATCATTGATTTTGTATTTCATATCTGCTGTGGTTTTTATGGCTAAAGTAATTCCTTTGCAAAAGAAAATTTTAGTTTTGTGTTCGAATGAAAAACTATTTAGTTGGGATGAATATTCTAAGTTATCAAAACAATGGGATTTATGGGGTACGGTTGCAACTCTATCTCCTTGGGTCGCAGTAGTTTTAATGATTTTGAAAACTGATTTTTAA